A portion of the Phyllopteryx taeniolatus isolate TA_2022b chromosome 15, UOR_Ptae_1.2, whole genome shotgun sequence genome contains these proteins:
- the LOC133489921 gene encoding fibroblast growth factor receptor 1-A-like isoform X3 produces the protein MPLLPLVLMLLLPVAGSRPSARGDRSDAVAPATVSSEDEEDEDEVESSSEESKHEDDDVTKSNESKRRPPRQRPLSLASPPRWSSPDKMRRTLYAVPASGTVKFRCPATGSPAPTLDWYKDGNYVTRQQRIGGYKIREHAWTLALATVLPSDKGNYTCVAHNTHGRIQHRFTLDVVERPTHRPILQAGLPANQTAVAGDEVRFACRVYSDLQPHVQWIKADYAGQPVGPDGRPGGLVVKEGSVNTSEDDLASLTLTNVSAADAGEYACVAANSIGVSHQSAWLTVLEADPPLSRSYAHIFFYCLGFFIAVTLTFTAIICKLCSAPRKGVAPGSPPAVHKLAKSVALKKQVSLGSSWSGRSNLSSVCPSRPSAVSADCALPYDPRWELPRERLTLGKPLGEGCFGQVALAEVVGLDKERPACVTEVAVKTVKADAGEKDLMDLVSEMEMMKMVGRHKNIINLIGACTRDGPLYVVVEYASRGNLREHLRARRPPDSEYWGRSAEGPPGGVDLQELVSAAYQVGRGMAYLASKKCVHRDLAARNVLVTHDLVMKIADFGLARDVHHVDYYKKTTNGPLPVKWMAPEALFDRVYTHQSDVWSFGILLWEIFTLGASPYPGVPVEDLFKLLKEGHRLDKPYASTQQLYVMMRDCWHDVPSRRPTFPTLVRRLDAMLTALANQDYLDLSNPLIQNPPLGSSPSTGST, from the exons ATGCCGCTGCTGCCATTGGTCCTCATGTTGCTACTTCCAGTCGCCGGGTCACGCCCCTCCGCCCGCGGCGACCGCTCGGACGCAG TCGCTCCGGCGACCGTGTCgtctgaggatgaggaggatgaagatgaagTCGAGTCGTCATCGGAGGAAAGCAAGCACGAGGATGACGACGTGACGAAGAGCAACGAAAGCAAACGACGACCACCACGGCAACGAC CGTTGTCGCTGGCGTCGCCTCCTCGCTGGTCGTCTCCGGACAAAATGAGGCGGACGCTGTACGCTGTCCCCGCCAGCGGAACGGTCAAGTTCCGTTGCCCGGCGACGGGAAGCCCCGCCCCCACGCTCGACTGGTACAAGGACGGAAATTACGTGACACGACAGCAACGGATCGGCGGCTACAAG ATCCGAGAACACGCGTGGACGCTCGCCCTGGCGACGGTGCTGCCCTCGGACAAAGGAAACTACACGTGTGTCGCACACAACACGCACGGGCGCATTCAACACCGCTTCACGCTCGACGTCGTCG AGCGCCCCACTCACAGGCCCATCCTCCAGGCGGGCCTTCCGGCCAATCAGACGGCCGTGGCGGGCGACGAGGTGCGCTTCGCGTGTCGCGTGTACAGCGACTTGCAGCCTCACGTGCAGTGGATCAAGGCCGACTACGCCGGCCAGCCCGTCGGACCCGACGGGCGCCCCGGCGGCCTCGTCGTCAAG GAGGGGAGCGTCAACACGTCGGAAGACGACCTGGCGAGCCTCACGTTGACCAACGTTAGCGCCGCAGACGCCGGCGAGTATGCGTGTGTGGCCGCCAACTCCATCGGCGTCTCGCACCAATCGGCCTGGCTCACCGTGCTGGAGG CAGACCCGCCCCTTTCCCGCAGCTACGCTCACATCTTCTTCTACTGCCTCGGCTTCTTCATCGCGGTCACGCTGACCTTCACCGCCATCATCTGTAAGCTGTGCTCCGCCCCCAGGAAGGGCGTCGCTCCCGGGAGCCCGCCGGCCGTCCACAAACTCGCCAAGAGCGTCGCGCTGAAGAAACAG GTGTCTCTGGGGTCGTCGTGGTCCGGCCGGTCCAATTTGTCTTCCGTGTGTCCGTCTCGTCCCTCCGCCGTGTCTGCCGACTGCGCGCTGCCGTACGATCCTCGGTGGGAACTTCCTCGTGAAAG GCTGACGTTGGGCAAGCCGCTGGGCGAGGGCTGCTTCGGGCAggtggccttggcggaggtcgtCGGCCTGGACAAGGAGCGTCCGGCGTGCGTCACCGAGGTGGCGGTGAAGACGGTGAAAG CCGACGCCGGCGAGAAGGACCTGATGGACCTCGTCTCGGAGATGGAGATGATGAAGATGGTCGGTCGCCACAAGAACATCATCAACCTGATTGGCGCCTGCACGCGCGACG GGCCCCTGTACGTGGTGGTGGAGTACGCCTCCCGGGGGAACCTCAGGGAGCACCTCCGTGCGCGTCGCCCGCCCGACTCAGAGTACTGGGGCCGCTCGGCTGAGGGGCCGCCAGGCGGCGTGGATCTCCAAGAGCTGGTGTCGGCGGCGTACCAGGTGGGCCGAGGAATGGCGTACCTGGCATCGAAGAAG TGCGTCCACAGAGACTTGGCGGCCCGTAATGTTCTGGTCACGCACGACCTCGTCATGAAGATCGCAGACTTTGGCCTGGCCAGAGACGTGCACCACGTGGACTACTACAAGAAAACTACCAAT GGTCCTTTGCCCGTCAAGTGGATGGCGCCTGAAGCTTTGTTTGACCGCGTCTACACGCACCAAAGTGACGT GTGGTCTTTCGGCATCCTGCTGTGGGAAATCTTCACGCTGGGAGCGTCTCCGTATCCCGGCGTCCCCGTGGAGGATCTCTTCAAACTTCTGAAGGAAGGTCACCGCCTGGACAAACCTTACGCCTCCACGCAACAGCT CTACGTGATGATGCGAGACTGCTGGCACGACGTCCCGTCCCGCCGGCCCACCTTCCCGACGCTCGTCCGGCGGTTGGACGCAATGCTCACCGCGCTCGCCAACCAG GACTACCTGGACTTGTCCAACCCCCTCATCCAGAATCCTCCGCTGGGCTCCAGCCCCTCAACCGGCTCCACGTAG
- the LOC133489921 gene encoding fibroblast growth factor receptor 1-like isoform X5: protein MPLLPLVLMLLLPVAGSRPSARGDRSDAVAPATVSSEDEEDEDEVESSSEESKHEDDDVTKSNESKRRPPRQRPLSLASPPRWSSPDKMRRTLYAVPASGTVKFRCPATGSPAPTLDWYKDGNYVTRQQRIGGYKAGLPANQTAVAGDEVRFACRVYSDLQPHVQWIKADYAGQPVGPDGRPGGLVVKEGSVNTSEDDLASLTLTNVSAADAGEYACVAANSIGVSHQSAWLTVLEADPPLSRSYAHIFFYCLGFFIAVTLTFTAIICKLCSAPRKGVAPGSPPAVHKLAKSVALKKQVSLGSSWSGRSNLSSVCPSRPSAVSADCALPYDPRWELPRERLTLGKPLGEGCFGQVALAEVVGLDKERPACVTEVAVKTVKADAGEKDLMDLVSEMEMMKMVGRHKNIINLIGACTRDGPLYVVVEYASRGNLREHLRARRPPDSEYWGRSAEGPPGGVDLQELVSAAYQVGRGMAYLASKKCVHRDLAARNVLVTHDLVMKIADFGLARDVHHVDYYKKTTNGPLPVKWMAPEALFDRVYTHQSDVWSFGILLWEIFTLGASPYPGVPVEDLFKLLKEGHRLDKPYASTQQLYVMMRDCWHDVPSRRPTFPTLVRRLDAMLTALANQDYLDLSNPLIQNPPLGSSPSTGST, encoded by the exons ATGCCGCTGCTGCCATTGGTCCTCATGTTGCTACTTCCAGTCGCCGGGTCACGCCCCTCCGCCCGCGGCGACCGCTCGGACGCAG TCGCTCCGGCGACCGTGTCgtctgaggatgaggaggatgaagatgaagTCGAGTCGTCATCGGAGGAAAGCAAGCACGAGGATGACGACGTGACGAAGAGCAACGAAAGCAAACGACGACCACCACGGCAACGAC CGTTGTCGCTGGCGTCGCCTCCTCGCTGGTCGTCTCCGGACAAAATGAGGCGGACGCTGTACGCTGTCCCCGCCAGCGGAACGGTCAAGTTCCGTTGCCCGGCGACGGGAAGCCCCGCCCCCACGCTCGACTGGTACAAGGACGGAAATTACGTGACACGACAGCAACGGATCGGCGGCTACAAG GCGGGCCTTCCGGCCAATCAGACGGCCGTGGCGGGCGACGAGGTGCGCTTCGCGTGTCGCGTGTACAGCGACTTGCAGCCTCACGTGCAGTGGATCAAGGCCGACTACGCCGGCCAGCCCGTCGGACCCGACGGGCGCCCCGGCGGCCTCGTCGTCAAG GAGGGGAGCGTCAACACGTCGGAAGACGACCTGGCGAGCCTCACGTTGACCAACGTTAGCGCCGCAGACGCCGGCGAGTATGCGTGTGTGGCCGCCAACTCCATCGGCGTCTCGCACCAATCGGCCTGGCTCACCGTGCTGGAGG CAGACCCGCCCCTTTCCCGCAGCTACGCTCACATCTTCTTCTACTGCCTCGGCTTCTTCATCGCGGTCACGCTGACCTTCACCGCCATCATCTGTAAGCTGTGCTCCGCCCCCAGGAAGGGCGTCGCTCCCGGGAGCCCGCCGGCCGTCCACAAACTCGCCAAGAGCGTCGCGCTGAAGAAACAG GTGTCTCTGGGGTCGTCGTGGTCCGGCCGGTCCAATTTGTCTTCCGTGTGTCCGTCTCGTCCCTCCGCCGTGTCTGCCGACTGCGCGCTGCCGTACGATCCTCGGTGGGAACTTCCTCGTGAAAG GCTGACGTTGGGCAAGCCGCTGGGCGAGGGCTGCTTCGGGCAggtggccttggcggaggtcgtCGGCCTGGACAAGGAGCGTCCGGCGTGCGTCACCGAGGTGGCGGTGAAGACGGTGAAAG CCGACGCCGGCGAGAAGGACCTGATGGACCTCGTCTCGGAGATGGAGATGATGAAGATGGTCGGTCGCCACAAGAACATCATCAACCTGATTGGCGCCTGCACGCGCGACG GGCCCCTGTACGTGGTGGTGGAGTACGCCTCCCGGGGGAACCTCAGGGAGCACCTCCGTGCGCGTCGCCCGCCCGACTCAGAGTACTGGGGCCGCTCGGCTGAGGGGCCGCCAGGCGGCGTGGATCTCCAAGAGCTGGTGTCGGCGGCGTACCAGGTGGGCCGAGGAATGGCGTACCTGGCATCGAAGAAG TGCGTCCACAGAGACTTGGCGGCCCGTAATGTTCTGGTCACGCACGACCTCGTCATGAAGATCGCAGACTTTGGCCTGGCCAGAGACGTGCACCACGTGGACTACTACAAGAAAACTACCAAT GGTCCTTTGCCCGTCAAGTGGATGGCGCCTGAAGCTTTGTTTGACCGCGTCTACACGCACCAAAGTGACGT GTGGTCTTTCGGCATCCTGCTGTGGGAAATCTTCACGCTGGGAGCGTCTCCGTATCCCGGCGTCCCCGTGGAGGATCTCTTCAAACTTCTGAAGGAAGGTCACCGCCTGGACAAACCTTACGCCTCCACGCAACAGCT CTACGTGATGATGCGAGACTGCTGGCACGACGTCCCGTCCCGCCGGCCCACCTTCCCGACGCTCGTCCGGCGGTTGGACGCAATGCTCACCGCGCTCGCCAACCAG GACTACCTGGACTTGTCCAACCCCCTCATCCAGAATCCTCCGCTGGGCTCCAGCCCCTCAACCGGCTCCACGTAG
- the LOC133489921 gene encoding fibroblast growth factor receptor 1-like isoform X4, with product MHFLLPFVPFPLSPSFSSPCRSLPHLLPLPAVSLRPSRRPETKTLVQPPRSLLVSVVAGVASSLVVSGQNEADAVRCPRQRNGQVPLPGDGKPRPHARLVQGRKLRDTTATDRRLQDPRTRVDARPGDGAALGQRKLHVCRTQHARAHSTPLHARRRRPHNDEAMQVTWTWRWAERPTHRPILQAGLPANQTAVAGDEVRFACRVYSDLQPHVQWIKADYAGQPVGPDGRPGGLVVKEGSVNTSEDDLASLTLTNVSAADAGEYACVAANSIGVSHQSAWLTVLEADPPLSRSYAHIFFYCLGFFIAVTLTFTAIICKLCSAPRKGVAPGSPPAVHKLAKSVALKKQVSLGSSWSGRSNLSSVCPSRPSAVSADCALPYDPRWELPRERLTLGKPLGEGCFGQVALAEVVGLDKERPACVTEVAVKTVKADAGEKDLMDLVSEMEMMKMVGRHKNIINLIGACTRDGPLYVVVEYASRGNLREHLRARRPPDSEYWGRSAEGPPGGVDLQELVSAAYQVGRGMAYLASKKCVHRDLAARNVLVTHDLVMKIADFGLARDVHHVDYYKKTTNGPLPVKWMAPEALFDRVYTHQSDVWSFGILLWEIFTLGASPYPGVPVEDLFKLLKEGHRLDKPYASTQQLYVMMRDCWHDVPSRRPTFPTLVRRLDAMLTALANQDYLDLSNPLIQNPPLGSSPSTGST from the exons ATGCACTTCCTCTTGCCGTTTGTTCCTTTTcccctctctccctctttctctTCCCCTTGCCGTTCTCTTCCTCaccttcttcctcttcccgcTGTTTCTCTCCGTCCCTCCCGGCGCCCTGAAACCAAGACGCTCGTTCAACCGCCGCGGTCTCTCCTGGTTAGCGTTGTCGCTGGCGTCGCCTCCTCGCTGGTCGTCTCCGGACAAAATGAGGCGGACGCTGTACGCTGTCCCCGCCAGCGGAACGGTCAAGTTCCGTTGCCCGGCGACGGGAAGCCCCGCCCCCACGCTCGACTGGTACAAGGACGGAAATTACGTGACACGACAGCAACGGATCGGCGGCTACAAG ATCCGAGAACACGCGTGGACGCTCGCCCTGGCGACGGTGCTGCCCTCGGACAAAGGAAACTACACGTGTGTCGCACACAACACGCACGGGCGCATTCAACACCGCTTCACGCTCGACGTCGTCG CCCACATAATGACGAGGCTATGCAAGTAACATGGACGTGGCGGTGGGCAGAGCGCCCCACTCACAGGCCCATCCTCCAGGCGGGCCTTCCGGCCAATCAGACGGCCGTGGCGGGCGACGAGGTGCGCTTCGCGTGTCGCGTGTACAGCGACTTGCAGCCTCACGTGCAGTGGATCAAGGCCGACTACGCCGGCCAGCCCGTCGGACCCGACGGGCGCCCCGGCGGCCTCGTCGTCAAG GAGGGGAGCGTCAACACGTCGGAAGACGACCTGGCGAGCCTCACGTTGACCAACGTTAGCGCCGCAGACGCCGGCGAGTATGCGTGTGTGGCCGCCAACTCCATCGGCGTCTCGCACCAATCGGCCTGGCTCACCGTGCTGGAGG CAGACCCGCCCCTTTCCCGCAGCTACGCTCACATCTTCTTCTACTGCCTCGGCTTCTTCATCGCGGTCACGCTGACCTTCACCGCCATCATCTGTAAGCTGTGCTCCGCCCCCAGGAAGGGCGTCGCTCCCGGGAGCCCGCCGGCCGTCCACAAACTCGCCAAGAGCGTCGCGCTGAAGAAACAG GTGTCTCTGGGGTCGTCGTGGTCCGGCCGGTCCAATTTGTCTTCCGTGTGTCCGTCTCGTCCCTCCGCCGTGTCTGCCGACTGCGCGCTGCCGTACGATCCTCGGTGGGAACTTCCTCGTGAAAG GCTGACGTTGGGCAAGCCGCTGGGCGAGGGCTGCTTCGGGCAggtggccttggcggaggtcgtCGGCCTGGACAAGGAGCGTCCGGCGTGCGTCACCGAGGTGGCGGTGAAGACGGTGAAAG CCGACGCCGGCGAGAAGGACCTGATGGACCTCGTCTCGGAGATGGAGATGATGAAGATGGTCGGTCGCCACAAGAACATCATCAACCTGATTGGCGCCTGCACGCGCGACG GGCCCCTGTACGTGGTGGTGGAGTACGCCTCCCGGGGGAACCTCAGGGAGCACCTCCGTGCGCGTCGCCCGCCCGACTCAGAGTACTGGGGCCGCTCGGCTGAGGGGCCGCCAGGCGGCGTGGATCTCCAAGAGCTGGTGTCGGCGGCGTACCAGGTGGGCCGAGGAATGGCGTACCTGGCATCGAAGAAG TGCGTCCACAGAGACTTGGCGGCCCGTAATGTTCTGGTCACGCACGACCTCGTCATGAAGATCGCAGACTTTGGCCTGGCCAGAGACGTGCACCACGTGGACTACTACAAGAAAACTACCAAT GGTCCTTTGCCCGTCAAGTGGATGGCGCCTGAAGCTTTGTTTGACCGCGTCTACACGCACCAAAGTGACGT GTGGTCTTTCGGCATCCTGCTGTGGGAAATCTTCACGCTGGGAGCGTCTCCGTATCCCGGCGTCCCCGTGGAGGATCTCTTCAAACTTCTGAAGGAAGGTCACCGCCTGGACAAACCTTACGCCTCCACGCAACAGCT CTACGTGATGATGCGAGACTGCTGGCACGACGTCCCGTCCCGCCGGCCCACCTTCCCGACGCTCGTCCGGCGGTTGGACGCAATGCTCACCGCGCTCGCCAACCAG GACTACCTGGACTTGTCCAACCCCCTCATCCAGAATCCTCCGCTGGGCTCCAGCCCCTCAACCGGCTCCACGTAG
- the LOC133489921 gene encoding fibroblast growth factor receptor 1-like isoform X1, with protein sequence MHFLLPFVPFPLSPSFSSPCRSLPHLLPLPAVSLRPSRRPETKTLVQPPRSLLVSVVAGVASSLVVSGQNEADAVRCPRQRNGQVPLPGDGKPRPHARLVQGRKLRDTTATDRRLQVDLRSSIENKSACRLWCGPTSDPRTRVDARPGDGAALGQRKLHVCRTQHARAHSTPLHARRRRPHNDEAMQVTWTWRWAERPTHRPILQAGLPANQTAVAGDEVRFACRVYSDLQPHVQWIKADYAGQPVGPDGRPGGLVVKEGSVNTSEDDLASLTLTNVSAADAGEYACVAANSIGVSHQSAWLTVLEADPPLSRSYAHIFFYCLGFFIAVTLTFTAIICKLCSAPRKGVAPGSPPAVHKLAKSVALKKQVSLGSSWSGRSNLSSVCPSRPSAVSADCALPYDPRWELPRERLTLGKPLGEGCFGQVALAEVVGLDKERPACVTEVAVKTVKADAGEKDLMDLVSEMEMMKMVGRHKNIINLIGACTRDGPLYVVVEYASRGNLREHLRARRPPDSEYWGRSAEGPPGGVDLQELVSAAYQVGRGMAYLASKKCVHRDLAARNVLVTHDLVMKIADFGLARDVHHVDYYKKTTNGPLPVKWMAPEALFDRVYTHQSDVWSFGILLWEIFTLGASPYPGVPVEDLFKLLKEGHRLDKPYASTQQLYVMMRDCWHDVPSRRPTFPTLVRRLDAMLTALANQDYLDLSNPLIQNPPLGSSPSTGST encoded by the exons ATGCACTTCCTCTTGCCGTTTGTTCCTTTTcccctctctccctctttctctTCCCCTTGCCGTTCTCTTCCTCaccttcttcctcttcccgcTGTTTCTCTCCGTCCCTCCCGGCGCCCTGAAACCAAGACGCTCGTTCAACCGCCGCGGTCTCTCCTGGTTAGCGTTGTCGCTGGCGTCGCCTCCTCGCTGGTCGTCTCCGGACAAAATGAGGCGGACGCTGTACGCTGTCCCCGCCAGCGGAACGGTCAAGTTCCGTTGCCCGGCGACGGGAAGCCCCGCCCCCACGCTCGACTGGTACAAGGACGGAAATTACGTGACACGACAGCAACGGATCGGCGGCTACAAG TTGACCTGAGATCTTCAATTGAAAACAAGTCTGCATGTCGTCTGTGGTGCGGACCGACTTCAGATCCGAGAACACGCGTGGACGCTCGCCCTGGCGACGGTGCTGCCCTCGGACAAAGGAAACTACACGTGTGTCGCACACAACACGCACGGGCGCATTCAACACCGCTTCACGCTCGACGTCGTCG CCCACATAATGACGAGGCTATGCAAGTAACATGGACGTGGCGGTGGGCAGAGCGCCCCACTCACAGGCCCATCCTCCAGGCGGGCCTTCCGGCCAATCAGACGGCCGTGGCGGGCGACGAGGTGCGCTTCGCGTGTCGCGTGTACAGCGACTTGCAGCCTCACGTGCAGTGGATCAAGGCCGACTACGCCGGCCAGCCCGTCGGACCCGACGGGCGCCCCGGCGGCCTCGTCGTCAAG GAGGGGAGCGTCAACACGTCGGAAGACGACCTGGCGAGCCTCACGTTGACCAACGTTAGCGCCGCAGACGCCGGCGAGTATGCGTGTGTGGCCGCCAACTCCATCGGCGTCTCGCACCAATCGGCCTGGCTCACCGTGCTGGAGG CAGACCCGCCCCTTTCCCGCAGCTACGCTCACATCTTCTTCTACTGCCTCGGCTTCTTCATCGCGGTCACGCTGACCTTCACCGCCATCATCTGTAAGCTGTGCTCCGCCCCCAGGAAGGGCGTCGCTCCCGGGAGCCCGCCGGCCGTCCACAAACTCGCCAAGAGCGTCGCGCTGAAGAAACAG GTGTCTCTGGGGTCGTCGTGGTCCGGCCGGTCCAATTTGTCTTCCGTGTGTCCGTCTCGTCCCTCCGCCGTGTCTGCCGACTGCGCGCTGCCGTACGATCCTCGGTGGGAACTTCCTCGTGAAAG GCTGACGTTGGGCAAGCCGCTGGGCGAGGGCTGCTTCGGGCAggtggccttggcggaggtcgtCGGCCTGGACAAGGAGCGTCCGGCGTGCGTCACCGAGGTGGCGGTGAAGACGGTGAAAG CCGACGCCGGCGAGAAGGACCTGATGGACCTCGTCTCGGAGATGGAGATGATGAAGATGGTCGGTCGCCACAAGAACATCATCAACCTGATTGGCGCCTGCACGCGCGACG GGCCCCTGTACGTGGTGGTGGAGTACGCCTCCCGGGGGAACCTCAGGGAGCACCTCCGTGCGCGTCGCCCGCCCGACTCAGAGTACTGGGGCCGCTCGGCTGAGGGGCCGCCAGGCGGCGTGGATCTCCAAGAGCTGGTGTCGGCGGCGTACCAGGTGGGCCGAGGAATGGCGTACCTGGCATCGAAGAAG TGCGTCCACAGAGACTTGGCGGCCCGTAATGTTCTGGTCACGCACGACCTCGTCATGAAGATCGCAGACTTTGGCCTGGCCAGAGACGTGCACCACGTGGACTACTACAAGAAAACTACCAAT GGTCCTTTGCCCGTCAAGTGGATGGCGCCTGAAGCTTTGTTTGACCGCGTCTACACGCACCAAAGTGACGT GTGGTCTTTCGGCATCCTGCTGTGGGAAATCTTCACGCTGGGAGCGTCTCCGTATCCCGGCGTCCCCGTGGAGGATCTCTTCAAACTTCTGAAGGAAGGTCACCGCCTGGACAAACCTTACGCCTCCACGCAACAGCT CTACGTGATGATGCGAGACTGCTGGCACGACGTCCCGTCCCGCCGGCCCACCTTCCCGACGCTCGTCCGGCGGTTGGACGCAATGCTCACCGCGCTCGCCAACCAG GACTACCTGGACTTGTCCAACCCCCTCATCCAGAATCCTCCGCTGGGCTCCAGCCCCTCAACCGGCTCCACGTAG
- the LOC133489921 gene encoding fibroblast growth factor receptor 1-like isoform X2 encodes MHFLLPFVPFPLSPSFSSPCRSLPHLLPLPAVSLRPSRRPETKTLVQPPRSLLVSVVAGVASSLVVSGQNEADAVRCPRQRNGQVPLPGDGKPRPHARLVQGRKLRDTTATDRRLQVDLRSSIENKSACRLWCGPTSDPRTRVDARPGDGAALGQRKLHVCRTQHARAHSTPLHARRRRPHNDEAMQVTWTWRWAERPTHRPILQAGLPANQTAVAGDEVRFACRVYSDLQPHVQWIKADYAGQPVGPDGRPGGLVVKEGSVNTSEDDLASLTLTNVSAADAGEYACVAANSIGVSHQSAWLTVLEDPPLSRSYAHIFFYCLGFFIAVTLTFTAIICKLCSAPRKGVAPGSPPAVHKLAKSVALKKQVSLGSSWSGRSNLSSVCPSRPSAVSADCALPYDPRWELPRERLTLGKPLGEGCFGQVALAEVVGLDKERPACVTEVAVKTVKADAGEKDLMDLVSEMEMMKMVGRHKNIINLIGACTRDGPLYVVVEYASRGNLREHLRARRPPDSEYWGRSAEGPPGGVDLQELVSAAYQVGRGMAYLASKKCVHRDLAARNVLVTHDLVMKIADFGLARDVHHVDYYKKTTNGPLPVKWMAPEALFDRVYTHQSDVWSFGILLWEIFTLGASPYPGVPVEDLFKLLKEGHRLDKPYASTQQLYVMMRDCWHDVPSRRPTFPTLVRRLDAMLTALANQDYLDLSNPLIQNPPLGSSPSTGST; translated from the exons ATGCACTTCCTCTTGCCGTTTGTTCCTTTTcccctctctccctctttctctTCCCCTTGCCGTTCTCTTCCTCaccttcttcctcttcccgcTGTTTCTCTCCGTCCCTCCCGGCGCCCTGAAACCAAGACGCTCGTTCAACCGCCGCGGTCTCTCCTGGTTAGCGTTGTCGCTGGCGTCGCCTCCTCGCTGGTCGTCTCCGGACAAAATGAGGCGGACGCTGTACGCTGTCCCCGCCAGCGGAACGGTCAAGTTCCGTTGCCCGGCGACGGGAAGCCCCGCCCCCACGCTCGACTGGTACAAGGACGGAAATTACGTGACACGACAGCAACGGATCGGCGGCTACAAG TTGACCTGAGATCTTCAATTGAAAACAAGTCTGCATGTCGTCTGTGGTGCGGACCGACTTCAGATCCGAGAACACGCGTGGACGCTCGCCCTGGCGACGGTGCTGCCCTCGGACAAAGGAAACTACACGTGTGTCGCACACAACACGCACGGGCGCATTCAACACCGCTTCACGCTCGACGTCGTCG CCCACATAATGACGAGGCTATGCAAGTAACATGGACGTGGCGGTGGGCAGAGCGCCCCACTCACAGGCCCATCCTCCAGGCGGGCCTTCCGGCCAATCAGACGGCCGTGGCGGGCGACGAGGTGCGCTTCGCGTGTCGCGTGTACAGCGACTTGCAGCCTCACGTGCAGTGGATCAAGGCCGACTACGCCGGCCAGCCCGTCGGACCCGACGGGCGCCCCGGCGGCCTCGTCGTCAAG GAGGGGAGCGTCAACACGTCGGAAGACGACCTGGCGAGCCTCACGTTGACCAACGTTAGCGCCGCAGACGCCGGCGAGTATGCGTGTGTGGCCGCCAACTCCATCGGCGTCTCGCACCAATCGGCCTGGCTCACCGTGCTGGAGG ACCCGCCCCTTTCCCGCAGCTACGCTCACATCTTCTTCTACTGCCTCGGCTTCTTCATCGCGGTCACGCTGACCTTCACCGCCATCATCTGTAAGCTGTGCTCCGCCCCCAGGAAGGGCGTCGCTCCCGGGAGCCCGCCGGCCGTCCACAAACTCGCCAAGAGCGTCGCGCTGAAGAAACAG GTGTCTCTGGGGTCGTCGTGGTCCGGCCGGTCCAATTTGTCTTCCGTGTGTCCGTCTCGTCCCTCCGCCGTGTCTGCCGACTGCGCGCTGCCGTACGATCCTCGGTGGGAACTTCCTCGTGAAAG GCTGACGTTGGGCAAGCCGCTGGGCGAGGGCTGCTTCGGGCAggtggccttggcggaggtcgtCGGCCTGGACAAGGAGCGTCCGGCGTGCGTCACCGAGGTGGCGGTGAAGACGGTGAAAG CCGACGCCGGCGAGAAGGACCTGATGGACCTCGTCTCGGAGATGGAGATGATGAAGATGGTCGGTCGCCACAAGAACATCATCAACCTGATTGGCGCCTGCACGCGCGACG GGCCCCTGTACGTGGTGGTGGAGTACGCCTCCCGGGGGAACCTCAGGGAGCACCTCCGTGCGCGTCGCCCGCCCGACTCAGAGTACTGGGGCCGCTCGGCTGAGGGGCCGCCAGGCGGCGTGGATCTCCAAGAGCTGGTGTCGGCGGCGTACCAGGTGGGCCGAGGAATGGCGTACCTGGCATCGAAGAAG TGCGTCCACAGAGACTTGGCGGCCCGTAATGTTCTGGTCACGCACGACCTCGTCATGAAGATCGCAGACTTTGGCCTGGCCAGAGACGTGCACCACGTGGACTACTACAAGAAAACTACCAAT GGTCCTTTGCCCGTCAAGTGGATGGCGCCTGAAGCTTTGTTTGACCGCGTCTACACGCACCAAAGTGACGT GTGGTCTTTCGGCATCCTGCTGTGGGAAATCTTCACGCTGGGAGCGTCTCCGTATCCCGGCGTCCCCGTGGAGGATCTCTTCAAACTTCTGAAGGAAGGTCACCGCCTGGACAAACCTTACGCCTCCACGCAACAGCT CTACGTGATGATGCGAGACTGCTGGCACGACGTCCCGTCCCGCCGGCCCACCTTCCCGACGCTCGTCCGGCGGTTGGACGCAATGCTCACCGCGCTCGCCAACCAG GACTACCTGGACTTGTCCAACCCCCTCATCCAGAATCCTCCGCTGGGCTCCAGCCCCTCAACCGGCTCCACGTAG